The nucleotide window ATAGCAGATATGACATTTCATTTCTTCGTTCTTTTGTGGCTAATTTAAGAGAGCACTGCGGGGATCATCTTTTGACCACAGAGTCTATTTATATACATTTTTGAGGCTACCGAGCAGTGTATATTAAGCCGATAATTCCGATGATGGCGATCGCATTATGGAGCAGTTCCGACTTGGTGGCAATACAAATCAAGAACTTATCACAAATGGACTTGCAGCGATCGCACTGGGCATTGCTTTACTCGGAATTGCGTTTGCTTCGATTTTAACTGTCGTTGCTCAGCAAGAAATTGGCTCGAATGCGACAACTTTGAATCGCTTGGGTATGGCAGCGATCGCATTTGCGGGCTGGAACGGAGTTAGGTTTGCCAGTCAAATACGCAGGCAAAGTTCTGTCTCGTTGCTAATTTACACCTGGCGCGATCGCAGTCTACTAACAATTGCCGGAACGAGTTTTGCCGCTTCTCTAACACTGTGGGCATGGTCGTTAACACAAACAAGTGTTGCTAATTCCACATTACTTAACAATATGATGCCAATCTTTACAACATTGGGAGCTTGGGTAGTACTTGGTCAAAGATTCTCAGGTAGATTTGTGCTAGGGATGGCTATTGCAGTTTGTGGTGCGATCGCAATTGGCATTGAAGACTTTCAGAGTACGAATAGTAATGTTGTCGGAGATAGTGCGGCGTTAGGCGCGGCGATGTTAGCCGCAGTGTGTCTTTTGAGTTTAGAGCAACTCCGCCTTAAATTTGCTACGCCAGTGATTATGCAATGGACGTGTTTAATTGGTAGTTTGGGTGTATTGCCCGTTGTTTTGCTGACTCAAGAACCATTGTTTCCGACATCTAGAGTTGGTTGGTTGAGTATTATTTCTTTAGCAATTGTTTGCCAAGTCATCGGTCAAGGGTTACTCACGTATAGCTTGGCAAGATTTTCTTCTGGGTTTGTTGCTGTTTCGATGTTAGCAATTCCAGCGATCGCGGCAGTGCTGGCGATCGTGATTTTTGCTGAAAATTTGAGTATAGCTAATTGGTGCGCGTTTGCCATAGTTTTGGCAGGAGTATACTTAGCCATATCAGCACGTAGCGATTAATGTTGTTTTGCTTTAGGGTTGCTATATATAGAAAAGCAGGGAAGAATTATAAATTGTGCTGCTGTCAGCGGATTCACTACTTATAAAATTGTGCCAGAATTAAAAATAGAGGGTAAAGCGATCGCCTCCGTGACTCATTGATAGTGTATAGTCGTTGCACTGATTGCGTTTTAGGCTATGGCAGTCTTTTTTGTTGGTACCTAAAATCCTTGAGGTATTCTGATGTATTAAGCAAGGCATTTGGATCATGAGTATTGTCATATCAGATGAGATCCTTCAAGCATCTCAGCTTTCACCAAGTGAGTTTCGTCAAGAAATTGCATTACACCTGTTTCAGACAGGTCGTTTAACGCTTGGGTATGCTAGCCAATTAGCAGATTTGCAACCTAATGCTTTTCGTCAACTTCTGAAGCAGCACAATATCCCCCTCTACTGTTACGATGTTGAGGACTTTGAACTTGATCTAAAAAATCTGCGAGAATTAGGACGGTTGTGATTGTTATTAGCGATACATCGGCAATCACGAATTTAGTAGCAATTCGACACTTGCACCTCCTATTTCAACTCTACAATCAAGTTATTATTCCTGAAGCAGTGTATCGTGAACTTACAGATGCCGAGCCTTCAGCACCAGCAACACTCAAACTTCAAGCTGTCTCCTGGCTTGAAGTTAAACAAATTGCAAACCGTAAGATCGTTAAACTCCTTCAAGAAAAGGTACGGCTAGATCCAGGGGAGTCTGAGGCAATTGCTCTTACCTTAGAACTGAATGCTGATTTGCTGTTGATTGATGAGCGACGTGGTAGAGCAGAAGCGAATCGTTTAGGATTAAGAATTACTGGGCTACTTGGTATATTAGTTGAGGCAAAACGCCAAAATTTAGTTGCTGCGGTTAAGCTACTAATGGATAACCTAATTGTTACTTCGCAGTTCAGGGTGTCTTCAGCTTTGTATTATCAAATTTTAGAAATGGTGGATGAAGCTTGAGTGAGCTGAGTGAAATGCCGCTATCACAACTATTTTCTTTAAGATAACTTAGCTATTTTTTATTTAGCATATGCAAAGTATTAAAGAATTAAGTAGCTGCTAATACAATAAACTCCACACTCATCAGGATGAAAAAAATGTATTGTTAATAACAACTTTTTTCAAGTTTGCCTTTAATGTATACAGAATACAGTAATAATTAATCAACTGTCAGTAACTAACAATTTATCAACAACAAAACGTGTAAAATTCTCTATCCGCATTTTGCAGGAAATGTGCTATGAACATTGGAACTAAAATCAACAGCGTAGGAAAAACTCATGCAGTTCGCGACTTGGGTGTGACAGCACAGGGAGTCAGTTTACGCTCAGTCAGCAAAAAGTATGGTTCGTTTGTTGCGGTAGAGAATTTGAACTTAGATATTCCTGCGGGAGATTATTGCTGCTTGTTAGGACCAAGTGGTTGTGGGAAAACAACAACACTACGGATGATTGCAGGACACGAAGATGTGACAAGTGGCGATGTCCTCATAGGCGATCGCCGCGTCAATAACTTACCGCCAGCCAAGCGCGACACTGCAATGATGTTTCAAAATTATGCACTGTTTCCGCATAAAACCGTTTGGCAAAATGTGGACTTTGGCTTAAAGATGCGTAAGATTCCGCAAAGCGATCGCCGTACCCGTGTAGGAGAAATGTTAGAACTTATTGGTTTAAGTCATCTTGCTGAACGCAAACCTGCACAATTGAGTGGCGGACAACAGCAGCGAGTTGCACTAGCAAGGGCATTAGTAACGCGTCCCAAAGTCTTACTTCTCGATGAACCCTTAAGCGCGTTGGATGAAACTCTACGGTTGAGGATGCGCGGAGAATTGCGCAAAATTCAAAAACAGTTTGGTATGACATTCATTCAGGTAACGCACGGAGTAGACGAAGCGTTTGCACTATCCGATCAAATTGTTGTCATGAACCACGGTCATATCGAACAAGTTGCCACTCCTGCTGAAGTTTTTCGGACTCCGGCTTCGCAGTTTGTCGCTAAATTTATGGGCGATCAAAATATTTTTACAGGTAAGATAATCAATTGTATTGCTGATACAAATAGCGACTTAATTGAGTTAGATGTAAAAGGAATTGGTTCACTTTTTTGTCGCGGATACGGGGCTGTAATCGGAAATGAAGCGGCGTGTTCCATTCGGGCTGACTTGGTTGAATTAGAACCCTACTCAGCAGCAACTTTGATACCATCTACCAAGCAAAATCATATTTTAGTACGAATTACTGCGGTTGAACTAACTGGATATGTCACGCGAGTTTCCTTGATGGTAGAAAAGACAGGGCAAGAACTGCTTTATAAAGTTCGCAGTGGTGATTGGCAGAATAGTTCTTTACAAGAAGGTCAACTTATAACACTGCGTTGGTCAACAGATGACTGTGTTTTTTTAGCTCATTAATAAATATAATCAAAAATCTGCTCTGGGATTACAAAGGGCATAATTAATGATTTTCTCTTGTTTACATATGCTGAATTTTAGAGGATTGGTGTAACGGTTTTTCTACCACTTTAATATTAAACTTTATATGAAAAAATGGAAAAATATACAGCCTTATTTATTAGTCGCACCTCAAACTTTAGTTTTTCTCTTATTTTTAGTCATTCCAATTGCTGCAATTTTAATGGTGAGTTTCTGGGAGTTCACTGGTTACTCGATGACCCCAGCATTCACCTGGGACAATTATGCTGCTATTTTTTCTTCTCCAGTTTATTTAGCAACTTACATCAATACATTTAAATTTGTGGCAATTGTCTGGTTGATAACATTAGCGATCGCTTATCCTATTGCCTACTTTTTAGCCTTTCATGTTACGAGTTTGCGCTGGCAAATTGTTTTATTTTTAATCTGCACAATTCCTTTTTTAACATCTAATATCATTCGGATGATTTCTTGGATTCCATTTTTAGGTCGTGAAGGAGTGCTGAATCAAACACTCATGGCACTTGGTGTTACTAATCAGCCGATAGAAATGTTTTTGTTCTCTGACTTTGCTGTTGTCTTAGTAATGGTGCATCTCTATAGTTTATTTATGATTGCTCCTATCTTTAACAGTATGATGCGCATTGATCGCGCTTTAGTGGCAGCGGCTGAAGATGCAGGTGCTTCAGGATGGCAAATTCAAAAAGAAATTATCTTACCTTTAGCAGCACCAGGAATTGCGATCGGTTCAATTTTTATTGTGACGCTTGTTATGGGTGAATTTGCCACTGTTAGGCTCATGAGTGGCGGACAATCATCTTCTGTTGGATATTTAATTCGGACTCAGATTGGAAGTTTGCAATATCCTATGGCTGCAGCAAACGCAGTCATTTTACTTTTAGTGACTCTACTACTTGTCTTTGGAATTTTACGCGCAGTTGATATTCGTAAAGAACTTTAGATTAAATGAGTAAAAAACGACCTCTTTCTTTTTATTTATTAGCTGCTTTTTTCGGTCTATTTGTTTTGTTCTTGTATGGGCCTTTTTCAGCAATTTTTCTTTTATCACTACAAGGATCAGAAGGACAGTTAACTTTTCCCATGCGGGGATTTAGTTTTTACTGGTTGGGAGAAGTTTTTCAACAGCAACGGGTTGGTGATTTTGTCAGTGCATTTCAGCGTTCTTTTTTGTTAG belongs to Gloeocapsopsis sp. IPPAS B-1203 and includes:
- a CDS encoding DMT family transporter, translated to MEQFRLGGNTNQELITNGLAAIALGIALLGIAFASILTVVAQQEIGSNATTLNRLGMAAIAFAGWNGVRFASQIRRQSSVSLLIYTWRDRSLLTIAGTSFAASLTLWAWSLTQTSVANSTLLNNMMPIFTTLGAWVVLGQRFSGRFVLGMAIAVCGAIAIGIEDFQSTNSNVVGDSAALGAAMLAAVCLLSLEQLRLKFATPVIMQWTCLIGSLGVLPVVLLTQEPLFPTSRVGWLSIISLAIVCQVIGQGLLTYSLARFSSGFVAVSMLAIPAIAAVLAIVIFAENLSIANWCAFAIVLAGVYLAISARSD
- a CDS encoding UPF0175 family protein, with amino-acid sequence MSIVISDEILQASQLSPSEFRQEIALHLFQTGRLTLGYASQLADLQPNAFRQLLKQHNIPLYCYDVEDFELDLKNLRELGRL
- a CDS encoding DUF3368 domain-containing protein, which translates into the protein MIVISDTSAITNLVAIRHLHLLFQLYNQVIIPEAVYRELTDAEPSAPATLKLQAVSWLEVKQIANRKIVKLLQEKVRLDPGESEAIALTLELNADLLLIDERRGRAEANRLGLRITGLLGILVEAKRQNLVAAVKLLMDNLIVTSQFRVSSALYYQILEMVDEA
- a CDS encoding ABC transporter ATP-binding protein, yielding MNIGTKINSVGKTHAVRDLGVTAQGVSLRSVSKKYGSFVAVENLNLDIPAGDYCCLLGPSGCGKTTTLRMIAGHEDVTSGDVLIGDRRVNNLPPAKRDTAMMFQNYALFPHKTVWQNVDFGLKMRKIPQSDRRTRVGEMLELIGLSHLAERKPAQLSGGQQQRVALARALVTRPKVLLLDEPLSALDETLRLRMRGELRKIQKQFGMTFIQVTHGVDEAFALSDQIVVMNHGHIEQVATPAEVFRTPASQFVAKFMGDQNIFTGKIINCIADTNSDLIELDVKGIGSLFCRGYGAVIGNEAACSIRADLVELEPYSAATLIPSTKQNHILVRITAVELTGYVTRVSLMVEKTGQELLYKVRSGDWQNSSLQEGQLITLRWSTDDCVFLAH
- a CDS encoding ABC transporter permease: MKKWKNIQPYLLVAPQTLVFLLFLVIPIAAILMVSFWEFTGYSMTPAFTWDNYAAIFSSPVYLATYINTFKFVAIVWLITLAIAYPIAYFLAFHVTSLRWQIVLFLICTIPFLTSNIIRMISWIPFLGREGVLNQTLMALGVTNQPIEMFLFSDFAVVLVMVHLYSLFMIAPIFNSMMRIDRALVAAAEDAGASGWQIQKEIILPLAAPGIAIGSIFIVTLVMGEFATVRLMSGGQSSSVGYLIRTQIGSLQYPMAAANAVILLLVTLLLVFGILRAVDIRKEL